The Thermodesulfobacteriota bacterium nucleotide sequence GCTGGATTTCTCCAACTCCTGGCACCGGGGGGCGCCCAGCGGGAACTCCGGCGCCCGGCTCTCCTCCCTCCAGCTCCTAGGGCGGTGGTGGTTCCCCAGGCAGACCTGGTCCCCTTTCGTGCAGGCCGGGGCGGGAGGCTACCAGGCCGAGGTGGACGAGCGGGGACGGGAGGCCCAGTACGGGGGACCCGGGGTCTCGGTGGGGGGAGGGGCCGAGCTGCCCCTCGGGCACCGTTTCTTCCTCCAGGCGGAACTGCGCTCCAACTGGGTTCGGGGCAAGGCGAGCAGCGGCGGCGATGCCCGCTGGCTCGGCCACACCCAGGGGCTGGCGTGGGTGGGCTACCAGATTCCGTGATCGGGGCACCCCCTTCCACAGGCCTCTGGGGAAAACCTGTGGATGACCCTGGGGACAACCCCCGGGAACCCGCAGCGCTCCGGGCTCCAGACCGGGTTGCACTCCCCTTGTGCGCAACTCGAAACGTTAATAGTTTCAAATACATAGAGAAAACAGCCGGAGACGCCGCCATGCTCAGGACCACCTATTACGGCCACGCCTGTTTCCTGCTGGAGGACGGCACCCACCGGGTCATCGTGGACCCCTTCCTCTCGGGAAACCCCAAGAGCAACGCTCCGGCCGGGGGCTTCCCCGGGCTGAGCGCGGTCCTGGTCACCCACGGGCACGCAGACCACCTGGGCGACGCCGTAGACCTCTCGAAACGCTACCGGGCCCCCATCGTCGCCCCCTTCGAGCTCGCCATGTTCTGCCAGCGGCGCGGGGCCACGGTGCACCCCATGCACATCGGGGGAAGCCACCGCTTCGAGTTCGGCCGCGTCAAGCTCACCATCGCCCACCACGGCTCGGCCTTCGTGGACAAGGGCACCGAGTACACCGGCAACCCCTGCGGCTTCCTCGTGACCCTGGGGGGCCTCACCGTGTACCACGCGGGGGACACGGGGCTCTTCTACGACATGAAGCTCCTGGGGGAGATGAACGACATCGGCCTGGCGCTGCTCCCCATCGGCGACAACTTCACCATGGGCCCGGAGGACGCGGCCAAGGCGGTGGAGTTCCTCCACCCCCGGTACGTGGTGCCCATGCACTACGCCACCTTCGACGTGCTGGAGCAGGACGCGCGCGGCTTCGTCGAGAAGGCCCGGGGGCTCGGCGCGGAGGTGGTGGTGCTGGCGCCGGGCCAGAGCCGGGAGTTCGCCTAGGTGGACGCCCTCTATCCCTGGGCGCTGCGGGGGGCAGCGGCCCTGGCCGTCCTCTGGGGCATCGCGCTGGTCGCGAGGGGTCGTGCATCGCGGCTCTCCGCTCTGGTCCCGGTGGGGGCTGCCCTGGGGGTGGGCTTGTGGCGAACCCTGCAGACGGGGAGGCCTCCCCTCACGGGCCTCCACGAGACCACGCTCCTCTTCGGCATCCTGCTTGTCCTGGCGGCGGCCCTGGCCTCCTTTCGGGGCGAGCACTGGCGGGTGTATGGCCTGTGCGTGACCGCCGCCGCAGGCCTCTGGGTCGTCTCTTCCTTCACCAACCCGCGGCCCGCACCCAATCTGCCGGCGCTCCAGACGTGGTGGTTCGAGATCCACGTGGCCACGTCGTTCGCCGCCTATGCGAGTTTCGCCGTGGGGGCGGCGGCGGCACTGGCCCACCTGGCCGGGTGGGAGCGGCCGCACAACCGCCGCGTGCTCGAGGGAGCCCACAGGTGGGGCTTCGCCTGGTTCACCTGGGGCATGGTGAGCGGGGGCATCTGGGCGTATCTGGCGTGGGGCACCTACTGGCTCTGGCACGTGAAAGAGCTCTGGTCGGGGATCGTATGGACCTACTACGCGGGCCTCGTGCACCTGCCCCACATGGCCGGCTGGAGGGGCAGGCGCCAGGCATGGGCCAGCCTTGCGGGGCTGGGGCTGGTGCTCTTTACCTATCTGGGCGTGGGGCTCCTCATGCGCAACACCCACCAGTTTTGAGACGGTAGAATCCATGAACCCCGTCCTTCGCCTCCTCGGCTCCCTCCAGACCACCCTGGCCCTGGTAGCCGTCCTCGTGGTCCTCTCGGCCTGGGGCTCGGTGGCGATCCAGTTTCGGCCCCAGGACTACGCGTCCATCGAGGACGGCGTCCTCCTGGAGTGGCTGCGCACGGCGGGCGCGGCCCGGCCGGGAGCCGCCTGGTGGGTGGCCTCCATGGCCGTCGTGGCGGCGCTGCTGGCGCTGAACACCTGCGTCTGCGTGGTCCAGCGGCTCGACCGGCACCGGCGCCACGGCCGGCTCCCGGCCCGCGCTGCTTTCGCCCACCTGGCCCACCTGGGCTTCCTCCTGGTGCTCGGTGCCCACCTGGTGGGAGCGGTGGCGGGCTTTCGCTCCGACGGACACCCGGCCTTCCCGGGCCAATCCTTCTCGGTGGAGGAGCGGCCGGGCTGGACGTTTACCGTATCGGACGTGCAGGTGGATTTCGCCCCCCAGGGCTACCCCACCTTCCTCCAGGCCGGCCTGGAGGCCCGGGACGGCGAGGAGCTGCTGGCGGGCGGGCCCGTGCGGGTGAACCAACCCCTGCACGCCCAGGGGGTGGCCGCCTACCTCAAGGGAGCCCAACCCACCCTGCGCGGGTGGTATCTGCTGCTCCCCGACGGGGAGCGGCGACTGGCGGAAGTGGGACGGCCCATGCCCCTGGGCCAGGGGACCCTCGTGCTCGCAGAGTGGTCCCGCGCCCCGGACCGCCGTATCGCGCTGCGCCTGGCCTGGGACCCGGAGGGCGCGGGACGCCCCCGGCCCCTCTGGGTCTCTCCCGCGCCGGGACAGGCCCTCGTGCTGCCCGCCGCGCCACCGCTCCGTTGGGGGGATATTGCCGTTGATACCGTGGGGATCTTCGATATAAGGTATGACCCCGGCGCCGGGCTGGCCCTGGCGGGTTCGGTGCTCCTGAGCGCCAGCTTGATTCCCCTCCTCTGGCCCGGACGGCGGCAGCACCCAGCCCCGCCGGCGCCTTCCGAGCCCGATGACCTCGCCTGACCTCGACCCCTCCGCTTCCCGCTGGTGCCTGGACCCCGCCGCGGCGAGAACCCTCGCCGAGCACAGCGTGGTGCGGGACCTGGACCGTTCGGGAATGGCCCACTTCCTGGTCAAGGTCCCCAACCTGGACAATGCCCTCAAGGCCGAAGTGGGCATCGAGCTGGAGAGAGAGCAGGACGGGTGCATCGCCCTCTCGGTGCTGCTCTA carries:
- a CDS encoding cytochrome c biogenesis protein ResB, with the translated sequence MNPVLRLLGSLQTTLALVAVLVVLSAWGSVAIQFRPQDYASIEDGVLLEWLRTAGAARPGAAWWVASMAVVAALLALNTCVCVVQRLDRHRRHGRLPARAAFAHLAHLGFLLVLGAHLVGAVAGFRSDGHPAFPGQSFSVEERPGWTFTVSDVQVDFAPQGYPTFLQAGLEARDGEELLAGGPVRVNQPLHAQGVAAYLKGAQPTLRGWYLLLPDGERRLAEVGRPMPLGQGTLVLAEWSRAPDRRIALRLAWDPEGAGRPRPLWVSPAPGQALVLPAAPPLRWGDIAVDTVGIFDIRYDPGAGLALAGSVLLSASLIPLLWPGRRQHPAPPAPSEPDDLA
- a CDS encoding metal-dependent hydrolase gives rise to the protein MLRTTYYGHACFLLEDGTHRVIVDPFLSGNPKSNAPAGGFPGLSAVLVTHGHADHLGDAVDLSKRYRAPIVAPFELAMFCQRRGATVHPMHIGGSHRFEFGRVKLTIAHHGSAFVDKGTEYTGNPCGFLVTLGGLTVYHAGDTGLFYDMKLLGEMNDIGLALLPIGDNFTMGPEDAAKAVEFLHPRYVVPMHYATFDVLEQDARGFVEKARGLGAEVVVLAPGQSREFA
- the ccsA gene encoding cytochrome c biogenesis protein CcsA, with the translated sequence MDALYPWALRGAAALAVLWGIALVARGRASRLSALVPVGAALGVGLWRTLQTGRPPLTGLHETTLLFGILLVLAAALASFRGEHWRVYGLCVTAAAGLWVVSSFTNPRPAPNLPALQTWWFEIHVATSFAAYASFAVGAAAALAHLAGWERPHNRRVLEGAHRWGFAWFTWGMVSGGIWAYLAWGTYWLWHVKELWSGIVWTYYAGLVHLPHMAGWRGRRQAWASLAGLGLVLFTYLGVGLLMRNTHQF